In one window of Caballeronia sp. TF1N1 DNA:
- a CDS encoding bifunctional riboflavin kinase/FAD synthetase has protein sequence MRVFRGLPNAESRSPCALTIGNFDGVHRGHQALLARVRAAADARGLPVCVMTFEPHPREFFNPAGAPPRIAMLRDKLEALRTNGVDRVVVEHFNHTFASQPPDKFVEDIIVNGLHARWVMIGDDFRYGAKRAGDFESLKAAGEKHGFEVEQMATVAHPNGARISSSSVRSSLVAGDLDAAQLALGRPYVISGHVVHGAKLGRDLGFPTLNVPIAHKRPALAGIFVVRVHGLADEPLPAVASLGLRPTVDDSGRVLLEVFVLDWHGDAYGKLVRVEFLKKLRDEEKYVDLETLSVAIAKDVASARAYFGLPPASAAGSGATGFAISATDRIR, from the coding sequence GTGAGAGTCTTTCGCGGCCTCCCCAATGCCGAAAGCCGGTCGCCTTGTGCGCTGACCATCGGCAACTTCGACGGTGTCCATCGCGGTCATCAGGCGTTGCTCGCGCGCGTGCGCGCCGCCGCGGACGCACGCGGGCTGCCGGTCTGCGTCATGACCTTCGAGCCTCACCCGCGCGAATTCTTCAATCCGGCGGGCGCGCCGCCGCGTATCGCCATGTTGCGCGACAAGCTCGAAGCGCTGCGCACGAATGGGGTGGATCGCGTGGTGGTCGAGCATTTCAATCACACGTTCGCGAGCCAGCCGCCCGACAAGTTCGTCGAAGACATCATCGTGAACGGGCTGCACGCGCGCTGGGTCATGATCGGCGACGACTTCCGCTACGGCGCCAAACGCGCGGGCGACTTCGAATCGCTCAAGGCAGCCGGGGAAAAACACGGCTTCGAAGTCGAGCAGATGGCAACCGTCGCGCATCCGAACGGCGCGCGCATTTCGTCGTCGTCGGTGCGCTCGTCGCTCGTCGCGGGCGACCTCGACGCCGCGCAACTCGCGCTTGGCCGTCCGTACGTCATCAGCGGCCACGTCGTGCATGGCGCCAAGCTTGGCCGCGATCTCGGCTTTCCCACGCTCAACGTGCCGATTGCGCACAAGCGGCCCGCGCTCGCCGGCATCTTCGTCGTGCGCGTGCATGGGCTTGCCGATGAACCCTTGCCCGCCGTCGCGAGTCTCGGCCTGCGCCCGACCGTCGACGACTCCGGCCGCGTGCTGCTCGAAGTCTTCGTGCTCGACTGGCACGGCGACGCCTACGGCAAGCTCGTGCGCGTCGAATTCCTGAAGAAGCTGCGCGACGAAGAAAAGTACGTCGACCTGGAAACGCTTTCCGTTGCCATCGCGAAGGACGTCGCCAGCGCGCGCGCCTACTTCGGCCTGCCGCCGGCAAGCGCGGCGGGCAGCGGCGCGACGGGCTTCGCCATTTCGGCCACCGACCGAATTAGGTGA
- the purN gene encoding phosphoribosylglycinamide formyltransferase translates to MKNIVILISGRGSNMEAVVRACAREGWPARVCAVVSNRPDAAGLGFAAENGIQGVVVDHREFDSREAFDGALAREIDRFEPDCVVLAGFMRVLTNAFVERYSGRMLNVHPSLLPSFAGLRTHQQALDAGVRVHGASVHFVTPELDHGPIVAQAAVPVLPGDDAATLAERVLAVEHEIYPRAVRWFVEGRLAIEGERVALRSSEPQWLFADIAGEGA, encoded by the coding sequence ATGAAAAATATCGTCATTCTGATCTCCGGACGCGGGAGCAACATGGAGGCCGTCGTGCGTGCTTGCGCGCGCGAAGGCTGGCCGGCTCGCGTTTGCGCGGTCGTTTCAAACCGGCCGGATGCCGCCGGGCTTGGCTTCGCGGCCGAGAACGGCATTCAAGGCGTGGTGGTGGATCATCGCGAATTCGACTCGCGTGAAGCGTTCGATGGCGCGCTCGCGCGGGAAATCGATCGATTCGAGCCGGATTGCGTGGTGCTCGCGGGCTTCATGCGGGTTCTGACAAATGCCTTCGTCGAACGCTATTCGGGGCGCATGCTCAATGTGCATCCGTCGCTCTTGCCGAGTTTCGCGGGCTTGCGCACGCATCAGCAAGCGCTCGATGCCGGCGTGCGCGTGCACGGCGCAAGCGTGCATTTCGTGACGCCCGAGCTGGATCATGGTCCGATCGTCGCGCAAGCCGCGGTGCCGGTCTTGCCCGGCGACGACGCCGCCACGCTCGCCGAGCGCGTGCTGGCCGTCGAACATGAGATTTACCCACGCGCGGTGCGCTGGTTCGTGGAAGGGCGTCTTGCCATCGAGGGAGAGCGCGTCGCGCTTCGTTCCTCTGAGCCACAGTGGCTCTTTGCCGACATTGCCGGGGAGGGCGCATGA
- a CDS encoding RsmB/NOP family class I SAM-dependent RNA methyltransferase gives MRLHGFLIGQTETLLADVLRFSGPADAATSRFFRAHPKLGHSERGVIAEAVFAVLRRKMEFSHLAESGSGNQARRLALLGLMQTAGLTALKPHVSADEYQWLAQVSKIDPASLPVRIRTNLPQWIYEAMAKRFDAEELAKLAAALNYPAPLDLRTNPIKASRDVVLKALSEAGIDAGEMPFAPFGVRVDGKPALTRLAPFQEGWIEVQDEGSQLLCSLMAPRRGEMIVDFCAGAGGKTLALGAMMRSTGRLYAFDVSDRRLAKLKPRLARSGLSNVNPVLIDSEHDAKIKRLAGKIDRVLVDAPCSGLGTLRRNPDLKWRQSPATVAELTPKQLSILTSAARLVKPGGRLVYATCSMLEAENEGVVKQFLEAHPNFRVVPARDVLAEQRIDLDTGEFLSLWPHKHGTDGFFAAVLERVPDAKSPKASAAEDEAPSES, from the coding sequence ATGAGGCTGCATGGATTTTTGATTGGTCAAACCGAAACGCTGTTGGCGGACGTACTCCGCTTTTCAGGTCCCGCCGATGCCGCGACCAGCCGTTTCTTCCGCGCGCATCCGAAGCTCGGTCACAGCGAGCGCGGCGTGATCGCGGAGGCGGTGTTCGCCGTGCTGCGCCGGAAAATGGAGTTTTCGCATCTGGCCGAAAGCGGCAGCGGCAACCAGGCGCGGCGTCTCGCGCTGCTCGGACTGATGCAGACTGCCGGTCTCACCGCGCTCAAGCCGCACGTCTCGGCCGACGAATACCAATGGCTCGCGCAGGTATCGAAGATCGATCCCGCGAGCTTGCCGGTGCGCATACGCACGAACTTGCCGCAGTGGATCTACGAGGCCATGGCCAAGCGTTTCGACGCCGAGGAACTCGCCAAACTCGCGGCCGCGCTGAACTATCCGGCGCCGCTCGATCTGCGCACGAATCCGATCAAGGCGAGCCGCGATGTCGTTTTGAAAGCGCTGAGCGAAGCCGGCATCGACGCGGGCGAAATGCCGTTCGCGCCGTTCGGCGTCCGCGTGGACGGCAAGCCCGCGCTCACGCGCCTCGCGCCGTTCCAGGAAGGCTGGATCGAAGTGCAGGACGAGGGCAGCCAGTTGCTGTGCTCGCTGATGGCGCCGCGCCGTGGCGAGATGATCGTCGACTTCTGCGCGGGCGCGGGCGGCAAGACGCTGGCGCTTGGCGCAATGATGCGCTCGACCGGCCGTCTCTACGCGTTCGACGTCTCCGACCGGCGTCTCGCCAAACTCAAGCCGCGTCTTGCGCGCAGCGGGTTGTCGAACGTGAATCCGGTGCTGATCGACAGCGAACACGACGCGAAGATCAAGCGCCTCGCGGGCAAGATCGACCGCGTTCTCGTCGATGCTCCCTGCTCCGGCTTGGGCACGTTGCGTCGCAATCCCGACCTGAAGTGGCGGCAATCGCCCGCGACGGTTGCGGAACTCACGCCCAAGCAGCTCTCGATTCTCACGAGCGCGGCGCGCCTCGTCAAACCCGGCGGACGTCTCGTCTACGCGACGTGCAGCATGCTCGAAGCCGAAAACGAAGGCGTGGTGAAGCAGTTCCTGGAAGCGCATCCGAACTTCCGTGTCGTGCCCGCGCGCGATGTGCTGGCGGAACAGCGCATCGACCTCGACACGGGCGAGTTCTTGTCCTTGTGGCCGCACAAGCACGGCACCGACGGCTTCTTCGCCGCCGTGCTGGAACGCGTGCCCGACGCAAAATCGCCGAAGGCTTCCGCGGCGGAAGACGAAGCGCCTTCCGAAAGCTGA
- a CDS encoding mechanosensitive ion channel family protein — MPNRILTHLSERLFRDFGEPEVLWQVAVLIGLLVVAWWCARLLRKRLDARRQSRFEAVRFGAESLNKALFPLLGTVFVTAAQLLLAPFIHTAFLRLALVPLLGITVIYLMFYVARRVFSRDGTEHEAGALLFLFEKLVTTIVWVVMLLTVMGIQDDVVRWMASVRFNFANAHMTLLSLASGMLWVCVTLIVAMWAGALLDDRLMRSRSLDANLKVVLGRVARALMILAAILVSLSIVGIDITVLGVFGGALGVGLGFGLQKIASNYVSGFIILLDRSLRLGDMINVSNYQGTVTQIRTRYTVVRGLDGIETLIPNEKLITDVVQNHSSFLTRGNAKIAVQVSYRSDVERAMLLLVEATHDVDRVLQDPAPAALLASFGADGINLELSFWIEDAAKGTGGVKSQVNRRVWRLFCDNGIEIPYAQREIRIVGDARNAPVDTVGNAERRGDDAAAPAGAPV; from the coding sequence ATGCCGAACCGCATCCTGACGCATCTTTCCGAACGCCTGTTTCGCGACTTCGGCGAACCGGAGGTGCTGTGGCAGGTTGCGGTTCTGATCGGCCTGCTGGTCGTCGCGTGGTGGTGCGCGCGGCTGCTGCGCAAGCGGCTGGATGCGCGCCGCCAGTCGCGCTTCGAGGCGGTGCGCTTCGGCGCGGAGAGCCTGAACAAAGCGCTCTTTCCGCTGCTCGGCACGGTGTTCGTGACGGCCGCGCAACTGTTGCTCGCGCCGTTCATCCACACCGCGTTCTTGCGGCTCGCGCTGGTGCCGTTGTTGGGCATCACCGTCATCTATCTGATGTTCTACGTCGCGCGCCGCGTGTTCAGTCGCGACGGCACCGAGCACGAGGCGGGCGCGCTCCTCTTTCTGTTCGAAAAGCTCGTCACGACCATCGTCTGGGTCGTGATGCTGCTCACCGTAATGGGCATACAGGACGACGTCGTGCGCTGGATGGCGAGCGTGCGCTTCAATTTCGCCAACGCGCACATGACGTTGCTGTCGCTTGCCTCGGGCATGCTGTGGGTCTGCGTGACGCTGATCGTGGCGATGTGGGCCGGCGCGCTGCTCGACGACCGGCTGATGCGCTCCCGCTCACTCGACGCCAATCTCAAGGTCGTGCTCGGCCGCGTTGCGCGGGCACTGATGATCCTCGCGGCCATATTGGTGAGTCTGTCTATCGTCGGCATCGACATTACGGTGCTCGGCGTGTTCGGCGGCGCGCTCGGCGTGGGGCTGGGTTTCGGATTGCAGAAGATCGCGAGCAACTATGTCTCGGGCTTCATCATTCTGCTCGACCGGTCACTGCGGCTTGGCGACATGATCAACGTGAGCAACTATCAGGGCACGGTCACGCAGATTCGCACGCGCTATACCGTCGTTCGCGGACTCGACGGCATCGAAACGTTGATTCCGAACGAAAAACTCATCACCGACGTGGTACAGAACCATTCGTCGTTCCTGACGCGCGGCAACGCGAAGATTGCCGTGCAGGTGAGTTATCGCTCCGACGTGGAACGCGCGATGCTGTTACTCGTGGAGGCCACGCACGATGTCGACCGCGTGCTGCAGGACCCTGCGCCCGCCGCGTTGCTCGCCAGCTTTGGCGCTGACGGAATCAACCTGGAACTGAGTTTCTGGATCGAAGATGCCGCGAAGGGCACGGGCGGCGTCAAGTCGCAGGTAAATCGTCGTGTTTGGCGGTTATTCTGTGACAACGGCATTGAAATCCCCTACGCGCAACGCGAGATAAGGATTGTTGGCGACGCGCGCAATGCACCAGTCGACACGGTAGGAAATGCCGAAAGGCGCGGCGATGACGCCGCAGCGCCGGCCGGAGCCCCGGTTTGA
- a CDS encoding acyl-CoA desaturase produces the protein MLNSSLEFLANGLLDFSWWQIILFTLAMTHVTIAGVTIYLHRCQAHRALDLHPIASHFFRFWLWSTTGMLTGQWAAIHRKHHAKCETEEDPHSPQTRGIWKVLLEGAELYRVEAKNEETMRKFSHGTPNDWLERNLYTRYPILGISIMMVIDVALFGIVGLSVWAVQMIWIPFWAAGVVNGLAHWWGYRNFNSADASTNIFPLGILIGGEELHNNHHTYATSAKLSNKWYEFDIGWLYIRMLSAVGLAKVKKVAPTPRLADSKSVLDNDTLQAVLANRYEVMARYGKALKRAYAQELSKLKEAGAREKYQLMRGARKWVHKEEDGLDEPQRKQLPELFSDNQKLRTYIEMRKDLSAMWDRSNASREQLLVQLQDWCHRAEESGIKALQDFAMRLRRYA, from the coding sequence TTGCTGAATTCTTCTCTCGAATTTCTCGCCAACGGATTGCTCGACTTTTCTTGGTGGCAGATCATTTTGTTCACGCTCGCGATGACGCACGTTACCATCGCTGGCGTCACGATCTATCTGCATCGCTGCCAGGCGCATCGTGCGCTCGACCTGCATCCGATCGCGAGTCACTTTTTCCGTTTCTGGCTCTGGTCGACCACCGGCATGCTGACCGGCCAATGGGCGGCGATCCACCGCAAGCACCACGCGAAGTGCGAAACCGAAGAAGATCCGCACAGCCCGCAAACGCGCGGCATCTGGAAGGTGCTGCTCGAAGGCGCCGAGCTTTATCGCGTCGAAGCTAAAAACGAAGAGACCATGCGCAAGTTCAGTCACGGCACGCCGAACGACTGGCTCGAACGCAATCTCTACACGCGTTATCCGATCCTCGGCATCAGCATCATGATGGTTATCGACGTCGCGCTGTTCGGCATCGTCGGTCTGTCGGTCTGGGCCGTGCAGATGATCTGGATTCCGTTCTGGGCAGCCGGCGTGGTCAACGGTCTTGCGCACTGGTGGGGTTATCGCAACTTCAATTCGGCCGATGCCAGCACGAACATTTTCCCGCTCGGCATCCTGATCGGCGGGGAAGAGCTGCATAACAATCACCACACGTATGCCACGTCGGCGAAGCTGTCGAACAAATGGTACGAGTTCGATATCGGCTGGCTCTATATCCGCATGTTGTCGGCCGTGGGTCTCGCCAAGGTGAAGAAGGTCGCGCCCACACCGCGTCTGGCGGACAGCAAGTCGGTGCTCGACAACGACACGCTGCAAGCCGTGCTCGCGAACCGCTACGAAGTGATGGCGCGCTACGGCAAGGCGCTCAAGCGCGCATACGCACAGGAACTGTCGAAGCTGAAGGAAGCCGGTGCGCGCGAGAAATATCAGTTGATGCGCGGTGCGCGCAAGTGGGTCCATAAGGAAGAAGACGGTCTCGACGAGCCGCAGCGCAAGCAATTGCCGGAACTGTTCTCGGACAACCAGAAGCTGCGCACGTATATCGAAATGCGCAAGGACCTGTCGGCAATGTGGGACCGCTCCAATGCGTCGCGCGAGCAACTGCTGGTGCAATTGCAGGACTGGTGCCATCGTGCGGAAGAGAGCGGCATCAAGGCTTTGCAAGACTTCGCGATGCGCCTGCGACGCTACGCCTGA
- the nadA gene encoding quinolinate synthase NadA: protein MEAIRSVEYDRPHGLTCGVGEAWARVPNAPSAEEKREMKARIRALLHREEAVLVAHYYVDSELQELADETGGCVADSLEMARFGRDHAAKTLVVAGVRFMGETSKILSPGKRVLMPDLDATCSLDLGCPPDEFSAFCDAHPDRTVVVYANTSAAVKARADWMVTSSIGLEIVADLHARGEKILWAPDRHLGNYIQKKTGADMLSWQGSCLVHDEFKGIELELLRAEYPDAKVLVHPESPEGVVQLADVVGSTTQLIDAAVKLDAKRFIVATDLGILHKMRLAAPGKTFIEAPTAGNSATCKSCAHCPWMAMNGLANLADVLERGHNEIHVDAAIAGRARVPIDRMLDFAARHKKPVQASGDLAKDQTLFSNVGPA, encoded by the coding sequence ATGGAAGCGATCAGGAGCGTCGAATACGACCGGCCGCATGGCCTGACGTGCGGCGTAGGCGAGGCGTGGGCACGTGTTCCCAACGCGCCGTCCGCCGAAGAGAAGCGCGAAATGAAGGCGCGAATCCGTGCGCTGTTGCATCGGGAAGAGGCGGTTTTGGTGGCGCACTATTACGTGGACTCCGAGCTCCAGGAACTCGCCGATGAAACGGGCGGTTGCGTCGCCGATTCGCTCGAAATGGCCCGTTTCGGCCGCGATCACGCCGCGAAGACACTGGTCGTCGCGGGCGTGCGTTTCATGGGCGAGACATCGAAGATCCTGAGCCCCGGCAAACGCGTGTTGATGCCCGATCTGGACGCCACCTGCTCGCTCGACCTCGGCTGTCCGCCGGACGAATTCTCCGCTTTCTGCGATGCTCACCCGGACCGCACGGTCGTCGTGTATGCGAACACGAGCGCCGCCGTGAAGGCGCGCGCGGACTGGATGGTCACCTCATCGATCGGACTGGAAATCGTCGCGGATCTGCACGCGCGCGGCGAGAAGATTTTGTGGGCGCCGGACCGGCATCTCGGCAACTACATCCAGAAGAAGACCGGCGCGGACATGCTCTCGTGGCAGGGTTCGTGTCTCGTGCACGACGAGTTCAAAGGCATCGAGCTGGAGCTCTTGCGCGCCGAATATCCGGACGCGAAGGTTCTCGTTCACCCGGAATCGCCGGAAGGCGTCGTGCAACTGGCGGACGTCGTCGGTTCGACCACGCAGCTGATCGATGCCGCCGTCAAGCTCGACGCAAAGCGCTTTATCGTCGCGACCGATCTCGGCATCCTGCACAAGATGCGGCTCGCGGCGCCCGGCAAAACCTTCATCGAAGCGCCGACCGCCGGCAATAGCGCCACGTGCAAGAGCTGCGCGCATTGTCCGTGGATGGCGATGAACGGCCTCGCCAATCTCGCCGATGTGCTCGAGCGCGGCCACAACGAGATTCACGTCGATGCGGCTATTGCCGGGCGCGCGCGCGTGCCGATCGACCGCATGCTCGACTTCGCCGCGCGTCACAAGAAGCCTGTGCAGGCGAGCGGCGATCTCGCGAAGGATCAAACGTTGTTCTCGAACGTGGGGCCCGCATGA
- the nadC gene encoding carboxylating nicotinate-nucleotide diphosphorylase has product MTNHSPLFAEIRAQYGEAFDAALARNVADALAEDIGSGDHTGRLVPADTRRTARIIVREEAVLCGAPWFDEVMRRVDPSIEVEWRYREGERMTANTPVVLLRGQARSLLTAERNGLNFLQLLSGVATATRRYVDAIEGTRARILDTRKTLPGLRLAQKYAVRVGGGANQRLALYDGILIKENHIAAAGGVGAAMDAALALDAGVPVQIEVETLAQLETALAHRAESVLLDNFTLDAMREAVRVTAGRALLEVSGGVNFETVRAIAETGVDRVSIGALTKDVRATDFSMRLIEE; this is encoded by the coding sequence ATGACGAACCATTCGCCTTTATTTGCGGAGATCCGCGCGCAGTACGGCGAAGCGTTCGATGCCGCGCTCGCCCGCAATGTCGCCGATGCGCTCGCCGAGGACATCGGCAGCGGCGATCATACGGGGCGTCTCGTGCCAGCAGACACACGTCGCACGGCGCGCATCATCGTGCGGGAAGAGGCGGTGCTGTGCGGCGCGCCGTGGTTCGACGAGGTGATGCGTCGCGTCGATCCGAGCATCGAAGTCGAATGGCGGTATCGCGAAGGCGAGCGCATGACGGCGAATACGCCGGTCGTCTTGCTGCGCGGCCAGGCGCGTTCGCTTCTGACCGCCGAGCGCAACGGCCTCAATTTCCTGCAATTGCTGTCGGGCGTGGCAACGGCGACGCGCCGTTATGTCGATGCCATCGAAGGCACGCGGGCGCGCATCCTCGACACGCGCAAGACGCTGCCCGGCTTGCGGCTCGCGCAGAAGTACGCGGTGCGCGTGGGTGGCGGCGCCAATCAGCGGCTCGCGCTCTATGACGGCATTCTGATCAAGGAAAATCACATCGCGGCGGCGGGCGGCGTTGGCGCTGCAATGGACGCCGCGCTCGCGCTCGACGCAGGCGTGCCCGTTCAGATCGAAGTGGAAACGCTGGCGCAGCTTGAAACCGCGTTGGCGCATCGCGCGGAATCTGTGTTGCTCGACAACTTCACGCTCGACGCCATGCGCGAAGCCGTGCGCGTGACGGCGGGAAGGGCGCTGCTCGAAGTCTCGGGCGGCGTGAATTTCGAGACCGTGCGGGCGATTGCGGAGACGGGCGTGGACCGCGTCTCTATCGGCGCATTGACGAAGGACGTGCGGGCAACGGATTTTTCAATGCGCTTGATCGAAGAGTAA
- the nadB gene encoding L-aspartate oxidase codes for MNFDVAIVGSGLAGLSVALNLAETRRVAIIAKRAVSVGASDWAQGGIAAVLDSADSIDNHVRDTLVAGAGLCDEAATRFIVENGRAAIEWLIEEGVPFTRDVSAELGFHLTREGGHSHRRIIHAADATGHAVVTTLNERVRNHPNITVLEDHTAIDLITSDRLGLPGHRCHGLYALDLASGRTVTIQAPHTVLATGGAGKVYLYTTNPDTATGDGIAMAWRAGCRVANMEFIQFHPTCLFHPYAKSFLISEAVRGEGGVLRLPDGTRFMPAHDERAELAPRDIVARAIDFEIKKRGIDCVYLDISHQPRAFLEEHFPTILARCREFGIDIAKEPIPVVPAAHYTCGGVVTDLAGRTDRAGLYAVGETSYTGLHGANRLASNSLLECLVVGRATAEAIETEGYSAGCHAPLPDWDESRVSDPDEEVVVAHNWDELRRLMWNYVGIVRTDKRLARAQHRLALLRDEIHEYYANFKVSRDLLELRNLVDVASLIVESACSRRESRGLHFSRDWPATLPKALPTVLMPPAARRRAV; via the coding sequence ATGAATTTCGATGTAGCGATCGTGGGAAGCGGGCTCGCAGGCTTGAGCGTGGCGTTGAACCTGGCCGAAACGCGGCGCGTCGCGATCATCGCCAAGCGTGCGGTGAGTGTCGGCGCGAGCGACTGGGCGCAAGGCGGCATCGCGGCCGTGCTGGATTCGGCGGACAGCATCGACAATCACGTGCGCGATACGCTCGTCGCGGGCGCCGGACTTTGCGACGAAGCGGCGACGCGTTTCATCGTCGAAAACGGGCGCGCGGCAATCGAATGGCTGATCGAGGAAGGCGTGCCCTTCACGCGCGATGTCTCCGCGGAACTCGGCTTCCATCTGACGCGCGAAGGCGGCCATAGCCATCGGCGGATCATTCATGCCGCGGATGCCACCGGCCACGCAGTCGTCACGACGCTCAACGAGCGCGTGCGCAATCATCCGAACATCACGGTTCTCGAAGACCATACCGCGATAGATCTGATCACGTCCGACCGGCTCGGCTTGCCGGGGCACCGCTGTCATGGTCTCTACGCGCTGGATCTCGCGAGCGGACGAACCGTGACGATTCAAGCGCCGCACACCGTGCTCGCCACAGGCGGCGCGGGCAAGGTTTATCTCTACACGACGAATCCCGACACGGCCACCGGCGACGGCATCGCGATGGCGTGGCGCGCGGGCTGCCGCGTCGCCAACATGGAGTTCATCCAGTTTCATCCGACTTGCCTGTTCCATCCATACGCCAAGTCGTTCCTGATCTCCGAGGCCGTGCGCGGCGAAGGCGGCGTACTGCGTCTGCCCGACGGCACGCGCTTCATGCCCGCGCACGACGAACGCGCCGAACTCGCACCACGCGACATCGTCGCGCGCGCGATCGACTTCGAAATCAAGAAGCGCGGCATCGATTGCGTCTATCTCGACATCAGCCATCAGCCGCGCGCGTTTCTCGAAGAACATTTTCCGACGATCCTCGCGCGTTGCCGCGAATTCGGCATCGATATCGCGAAGGAGCCGATTCCCGTCGTGCCCGCCGCGCATTACACCTGCGGCGGCGTCGTGACGGACCTCGCGGGCCGCACGGATCGCGCGGGACTTTATGCGGTCGGCGAGACGTCGTACACAGGTCTGCATGGCGCGAACCGGCTCGCCAGCAACTCGCTGCTCGAATGTCTGGTGGTCGGGCGCGCGACGGCCGAGGCGATCGAGACGGAAGGTTATTCAGCGGGCTGCCATGCGCCGCTGCCCGACTGGGACGAAAGCCGCGTTTCCGATCCGGACGAAGAAGTCGTCGTCGCGCACAACTGGGACGAGTTACGGCGGCTGATGTGGAATTACGTGGGCATCGTGCGCACGGACAAGCGGCTGGCGCGCGCGCAGCACCGGCTTGCGCTTTTGCGCGACGAAATCCACGAGTACTACGCGAACTTCAAGGTCAGCCGCGATTTGCTGGAACTGCGCAATCTCGTGGATGTGGCGTCGCTGATCGTTGAAAGCGCGTGCTCGCGACGCGAGAGCCGCGGGCTGCACTTCAGTCGCGACTGGCCGGCGACTTTGCCGAAAGCGCTTCCGACAGTGTTGATGCCGCCGGCGGCGAGGCGGCGCGCGGTTTAG
- the rpmG gene encoding 50S ribosomal protein L33, protein MAKGARDKIKLESTAGTGHFYTTTKNKRNMPEKMLIKKFDPVVRKHVEYKETKIK, encoded by the coding sequence ATGGCCAAGGGCGCACGCGACAAGATCAAGCTGGAATCGACCGCAGGTACGGGTCACTTCTACACGACGACCAAGAACAAACGCAACATGCCGGAAAAGATGCTGATCAAGAAGTTCGATCCCGTCGTCCGCAAGCACGTTGAGTACAAGGAAACCAAGATCAAGTAA
- the rpmB gene encoding 50S ribosomal protein L28, with translation MARVCQVTGKGPMSGNNVSHANNKTKRRFLPNLQNRRFFVESENRWVRLRVSNAGLRLIDKNGIDAVLADLRARGEI, from the coding sequence ATGGCACGCGTATGCCAAGTAACTGGGAAAGGCCCGATGTCGGGCAACAACGTTTCCCACGCAAACAACAAGACCAAGCGCCGTTTCCTGCCGAACCTGCAGAACCGCCGTTTCTTCGTTGAAAGCGAAAACCGCTGGGTGCGTCTGCGCGTCTCGAACGCCGGCCTGCGCCTGATCGACAAGAACGGTATTGACGCCGTGCTCGCAGACCTGCGCGCACGCGGTGAAATCTAA
- the radC gene encoding DNA repair protein RadC, whose amino-acid sequence MSANFEILMREMEAGPALPKPVSVLPISQWDKTDKPRERLLQSGGDSLSDAALLAVFLRTGLPGKTAVDVARALLRRFGSIRGVLDASALQLQEERGVGEARAATLLAVSELCRRALIEKARERMLLNSPGAVEDFLRLRIGTQPNELFLCIYLDARHQLIDAHVEASGSLTRVAVYPREIVKRALHLNAAGLIVAHNHPSGGVEPSANDKKLTRTLQDALNLIDVKLLDHMVVAGNEIFSFAREGWL is encoded by the coding sequence ATGTCCGCCAATTTTGAGATTCTGATGCGTGAAATGGAAGCCGGCCCCGCGCTGCCGAAGCCCGTTTCCGTTCTGCCAATTTCCCAGTGGGACAAGACGGACAAGCCGCGCGAGCGTCTGTTGCAGTCCGGCGGCGACTCGTTGAGCGACGCCGCGTTGCTCGCCGTATTTTTGCGCACAGGATTGCCGGGCAAAACGGCAGTCGATGTGGCGCGTGCGCTGCTGCGGCGCTTTGGCTCGATTCGCGGCGTGCTCGACGCGTCCGCGCTTCAGCTCCAGGAAGAGCGCGGCGTCGGCGAGGCGCGCGCGGCCACGCTTTTGGCCGTGTCGGAACTGTGTCGACGGGCGCTCATCGAGAAGGCGCGCGAACGCATGCTGCTGAACTCGCCGGGCGCGGTGGAAGACTTTCTGCGCCTGAGAATCGGCACTCAGCCCAACGAACTTTTCCTGTGCATCTATCTCGATGCGCGGCATCAACTGATCGATGCGCACGTGGAAGCGAGCGGCTCGCTCACGCGGGTGGCGGTGTATCCGCGCGAGATCGTGAAGCGTGCCTTGCATCTGAACGCGGCGGGGCTGATCGTGGCGCATAATCATCCGTCTGGCGGCGTGGAGCCTAGCGCGAACGACAAGAAGCTCACCCGCACGCTGCAAGACGCGCTGAATCTCATCGACGTGAAATTGCTCGATCACATGGTGGTCGCGGGCAATGAAATTTTTTCTTTCGCGCGTGAGGGCTGGCTTTAG